Proteins from one Xenorhabdus griffiniae genomic window:
- a CDS encoding MBOAT family O-acyltransferase — translation MNFFSFEFLGSFVILLVVYWLLQKTPRLQNGVLILASYLFVFSFAAKFAYILFAYTLFIYFLANVLSRYLSNKMIFTLLTFGIFGCFTVFKYYSFFQESIQHVLANAGINVELPVLELLIPLGLSFYAFHSVSYVVSVCKKELPAAPLYDVILYLCFFPSIVAGPINRAKDFLPQIQATSRMVLEPLKALLLIAIAIVKLFLLSATLSEYLVNPVFEDPISHHAGQVLVAIYAYAWNIYFNFSGYTDLVTGIALLLGYRVPRNFDAPYLAENLQVFWRRWHISLSTFIRDYVYIPLGGNKKGVFRKNLNMFTAMVISGLWHGAGLSFIIWGAIHGLGLILQNIKNALLPVAKKQREPQARSPLALFLSRVVTFHFVCFAWIFFRSPTFNDALAVLNQLFSGDTFSSLLSSSSLLMVFWGSFIIYPWLVNFRHKIEKNYNLISWVYYPIPLALILTLVFILSPSGMPGFIYANF, via the coding sequence ATGAATTTCTTCTCTTTTGAGTTCCTTGGATCGTTTGTTATTCTGCTGGTTGTCTATTGGCTTTTACAAAAAACGCCCAGACTACAGAATGGCGTGTTAATTTTAGCGAGTTATTTATTTGTATTCTCTTTTGCCGCGAAGTTCGCCTACATTTTATTCGCCTATACCCTGTTTATTTACTTTTTGGCAAATGTTCTTAGTCGTTATTTATCTAATAAGATGATATTTACACTACTGACATTCGGGATCTTTGGCTGTTTCACTGTTTTCAAATATTACTCTTTCTTTCAAGAGTCGATTCAACACGTATTGGCTAATGCTGGGATCAACGTGGAACTCCCCGTCCTTGAATTGCTGATACCACTGGGATTGTCATTTTATGCGTTCCATTCGGTCAGCTATGTTGTATCGGTATGCAAGAAAGAGCTGCCTGCCGCACCACTGTATGATGTCATATTGTATCTTTGCTTTTTTCCCAGCATTGTCGCCGGACCGATTAATCGAGCCAAAGATTTTCTGCCACAGATTCAGGCAACGTCGAGAATGGTACTGGAACCATTGAAGGCGCTATTGTTGATTGCTATCGCCATCGTAAAACTCTTTTTACTCAGCGCTACGCTCTCTGAGTATCTCGTGAATCCCGTTTTTGAAGATCCGATTAGCCATCATGCAGGGCAAGTCCTTGTGGCAATTTATGCTTATGCCTGGAATATCTACTTTAACTTTTCCGGCTATACCGACCTTGTCACAGGTATCGCTCTGCTATTAGGTTACCGAGTGCCACGCAATTTTGATGCCCCTTATTTGGCTGAAAACTTACAGGTATTTTGGCGTCGCTGGCATATCAGCCTGTCAACATTCATCCGTGATTATGTCTACATTCCATTAGGTGGTAACAAAAAAGGCGTATTCCGCAAGAACCTGAATATGTTCACCGCTATGGTAATTTCTGGCCTATGGCATGGTGCAGGTCTTAGTTTTATTATCTGGGGCGCTATTCATGGATTAGGGTTAATTCTGCAAAATATTAAAAATGCCCTGCTCCCTGTGGCAAAGAAACAGAGGGAACCACAAGCCAGAAGTCCACTTGCATTATTTTTATCTCGTGTTGTGACGTTCCATTTTGTTTGCTTTGCATGGATCTTTTTCCGTAGCCCAACGTTTAATGATGCGCTGGCGGTATTAAATCAACTGTTCTCTGGCGACACATTTTCATCCCTGTTATCCAGCAGTTCGCTATTAATGGTTTTCTGGGGTTCCTTTATTATCTACCCTTGGTTGGTGAATTTCAGACACAAAATTGAAAAAAACTATAACCTGATTTCCTGGGTTTATTACCCAATTCCCTTAGCCCTGATCCTCACTTTGGTATTTATTTTGTCACCTTCAGGAATGCCAGGATTTATCTATGCCAACTTCTGA
- a CDS encoding TerD family protein yields MGVSLSKGGNVSLSKEAPSMKNVLIGLGWDARATDGQDFDLDASAFLLAANGKVRGDADFIFYNNLKSADGSIMHTGDNRTGEGDGDDESLKIKLDQVPADVEKVVFVVTIHDAQARRQSFGQVSGAFIRLVNDDTQVEVARYDLTEDASTETAMLFGELYRHNAEWKFRAVGQGYAGGLASVCAQYGINAA; encoded by the coding sequence ATGGGTGTATCTCTTTCTAAAGGCGGTAACGTTTCTCTGAGCAAAGAAGCGCCAAGCATGAAAAACGTTCTGATCGGTCTCGGCTGGGACGCTCGTGCTACTGACGGACAAGACTTTGACCTGGATGCCTCAGCTTTCTTGCTGGCCGCAAACGGCAAAGTACGTGGTGATGCAGATTTCATTTTCTACAACAATCTGAAATCGGCTGACGGCTCCATCATGCACACTGGCGACAACCGTACCGGTGAAGGGGATGGCGATGACGAATCACTGAAAATCAAACTGGATCAAGTTCCTGCTGACGTAGAAAAAGTGGTGTTTGTAGTAACTATCCATGATGCACAAGCTCGTCGCCAGAGCTTCGGTCAAGTTTCCGGTGCCTTCATCCGTCTGGTTAACGATGACACACAAGTTGAAGTGGCGCGCTACGACCTGACTGAAGATGCGTCTACCGAAACCGCTATGCTATTTGGTGAACTGTATCGCCACAATGCAGAATGGAAATTCCGCGCAGTAGGCCAGGGTTATGCTGGTGGTTTGGCTTCTGTTTGTGCCCAGTATGGTATTAATGCTGCTTAA
- a CDS encoding phosphoribosyltransferase domain-containing protein, protein MTVLSDTDVYKKPADEKPVFQEQVYQKKLNSGTLTVTASRGTACLNTLFDIAERRNPKRAFLFVSKVLGRHIPVKPSIMRSVYQQLSARFPAHLSGPVLYIGMAETAVGLAAGVFQETKHKANKPVFLTSTRHPVDGDLLCEFKENHSHATDHLIYWPTESRLRQRVTNARTLVLIDDEATTGNTFLNLLEALRHAGLEHIEHIVTVTLTDWSGKSVVKRSPLPVSEVSLIEGNWQWEADIFAPAPVMPQVNVTAKGKINIIGQQSWGRLGLDEIQCDIGAAINVKAGENVLVLGSGEFVWQPFLLAERLEQEGASVVFGSTTRSPISCGHAIQSVMAFTDNYGLGIPNFLYNVAHQKFDRVLLCLETPKMSVDPALMAQLACVSPVVEIVGYD, encoded by the coding sequence ATGACAGTGTTGAGCGATACCGATGTTTATAAAAAACCAGCTGATGAAAAACCTGTTTTCCAGGAGCAGGTTTACCAAAAAAAATTAAACAGCGGGACATTGACGGTGACGGCATCGCGTGGCACAGCATGTCTGAACACCCTGTTTGATATTGCTGAACGCCGTAATCCCAAAAGAGCATTCCTGTTTGTCAGTAAAGTCTTGGGGCGCCATATTCCGGTTAAGCCATCGATCATGCGTTCGGTATATCAGCAATTATCTGCACGGTTCCCTGCTCATCTTTCTGGTCCGGTTCTCTATATTGGCATGGCAGAAACCGCTGTCGGGCTAGCGGCGGGGGTATTCCAGGAAACGAAACACAAAGCCAATAAGCCGGTATTTCTGACTTCGACACGCCATCCGGTTGATGGCGATTTATTGTGTGAGTTTAAGGAAAATCACAGTCATGCGACAGATCATCTGATTTATTGGCCAACAGAGAGCCGATTGCGTCAACGGGTGACAAATGCCCGAACTCTGGTTCTGATTGATGATGAAGCAACGACGGGTAACACGTTCCTTAATTTGCTGGAGGCACTGCGCCATGCAGGGCTTGAGCATATTGAACATATTGTCACCGTGACATTGACGGATTGGAGTGGCAAATCGGTTGTGAAACGCAGCCCATTACCCGTTTCTGAGGTTTCCCTGATCGAGGGTAATTGGCAGTGGGAAGCAGATATCTTTGCTCCAGCACCGGTGATGCCTCAAGTCAATGTTACGGCCAAGGGAAAAATCAATATCATCGGTCAACAGAGCTGGGGACGGTTGGGGTTGGATGAGATCCAATGTGACATTGGCGCAGCAATCAATGTCAAAGCAGGCGAAAACGTGCTGGTATTAGGTTCCGGTGAATTTGTCTGGCAGCCGTTCCTGCTGGCTGAACGGCTTGAGCAGGAAGGGGCATCAGTGGTATTTGGTTCGACAACTCGTTCTCCCATTTCTTGCGGTCATGCTATCCAATCTGTGATGGCTTTTACGGATAATTACGGACTTGGCATCCCCAATTTTCTCTACAATGTTGCGCACCAGAAATTTGATCGGGTATTACTCTGCCTTGAAACGCCCAAAATGTCCGTTGATCCGGCGTTAATGGCACAGCTTGCCTGTGTTTCTCCGGTTGTCGAGATCGTTGGATATGACTAA
- a CDS encoding DUF3761 domain-containing protein, whose amino-acid sequence MMKSLKLSVAALLVLFSSATLAAPAVSTSAEAASKTATAVEQNVKSAKNKANSLEKKVTKKVKNQKVSKKKNRNSSAKKGANTALCKDGSYSKSKSRRGACSRHGGVAKWL is encoded by the coding sequence ATGATGAAAAGCTTGAAGTTATCAGTTGCAGCATTACTGGTGTTGTTTTCAAGTGCCACACTTGCAGCGCCAGCGGTATCAACCTCAGCCGAAGCCGCCTCAAAAACAGCAACGGCAGTAGAACAAAATGTTAAATCAGCCAAAAACAAAGCTAATTCATTAGAGAAGAAAGTAACCAAAAAAGTAAAAAATCAAAAAGTATCAAAGAAGAAAAATAGAAATAGCTCAGCCAAAAAAGGCGCTAATACAGCTCTTTGTAAAGATGGTAGCTATAGCAAGAGTAAATCCCGTAGAGGAGCCTGCTCTCGCCACGGTGGTGTCGCTAAATGGCTGTAA
- a CDS encoding TerD family protein produces MVSLSKNQSVSLAKQSASLAKMDFGLGWDPVTKKKGFLASLFGGGSDEIDLDASCILLDKSGNAIDTVWFGQLKSKCGSIQHTGDNLTGEGDGDDEIIRVNLIKLPANVEYLAFTVNSFRGQTFNDVENAFCRVVDQNGKELARYQLNEQGAHTGIIISSLRRNGGQWDFTAHGVPCLGRTIDAMYPQIVETVVR; encoded by the coding sequence ATGGTTTCGTTAAGCAAAAATCAGTCAGTTTCGCTCGCCAAACAGAGCGCATCACTGGCTAAAATGGATTTTGGTCTGGGATGGGATCCTGTGACCAAAAAGAAAGGCTTTTTGGCGAGCTTATTCGGCGGTGGCAGTGATGAAATCGATCTGGATGCAAGCTGCATTCTGCTGGATAAATCTGGCAATGCCATCGATACAGTATGGTTCGGCCAACTGAAATCAAAATGTGGTTCTATACAACACACTGGCGATAACCTGACTGGTGAAGGTGATGGGGATGATGAAATTATCCGTGTCAATCTCATCAAACTTCCCGCCAATGTCGAATACCTTGCATTTACCGTTAACAGTTTCCGTGGTCAAACCTTTAATGACGTTGAAAATGCCTTCTGCCGCGTCGTTGACCAAAACGGCAAAGAACTGGCTCGCTACCAGTTGAATGAGCAAGGCGCTCACACTGGCATTATCATCTCTTCCCTGCGCCGTAATGGTGGTCAGTGGGATTTCACGGCACACGGCGTCCCTTGTCTTGGACGTACTATTGACGCGATGTATCCACAGATCGTTGAGACGGTGGTGCGCTAA
- a CDS encoding SymE family type I addiction module toxin — MSLHVSFRYSDIGFPELILNGSALSDAGFTANELFHISQFSNGVIISLVDPHTDLANLINEVENNPYQGIDNIRENGELYIAGDWLTISNLVEQPINIEIQPDKIILKPKLMEILA; from the coding sequence ATGAGCCTTCATGTTTCATTTCGCTATTCTGACATTGGCTTTCCTGAATTAATACTGAACGGCAGTGCACTCAGCGATGCTGGATTTACCGCAAATGAATTATTTCATATCTCACAGTTTTCCAATGGCGTTATTATTTCTCTTGTTGATCCTCACACAGATTTAGCCAATTTAATTAACGAAGTGGAAAATAACCCATACCAGGGAATTGATAATATTCGTGAAAATGGGGAACTTTACATTGCGGGGGACTGGCTAACCATCAGCAATTTAGTGGAACAACCTATTAACATTGAAATACAACCTGATAAAATTATTCTAAAACCGAAACTGATGGAAATATTAGCATAA
- a CDS encoding protein bax: protein MPSLMMRTNAVFAFFISLIFIGLSHASTSTSKVQEYSHNGIQISLPDLRQYPSGTPRKKAFLNIIVPVIVQHNQKIMQDRKWLLSHQKNHHWSVQDSYRLKKICMDYKMTCNSPRQVNWNKLLSRVDIIPTHFVATQAAAESGWGTSELAKKNNNLFGMRCSACNNTKGKVKGYSVYPTVNASVVAYMKNLNTHRAYESLRSSRATQRTTQEPLNISKLIDNLNGYSELGSAYNRYLHRVFNRNKDLISQAQELAIQ, encoded by the coding sequence ATGCCCTCTCTAATGATGAGGACAAATGCGGTCTTCGCTTTCTTTATCTCATTAATCTTTATCGGTCTGAGCCATGCCTCGACCAGTACCTCAAAAGTGCAAGAGTATTCTCACAATGGCATACAGATAAGTTTGCCTGATTTGCGACAATACCCTTCAGGTACACCTCGGAAGAAAGCGTTTTTAAATATTATTGTCCCTGTAATTGTTCAACATAATCAAAAGATTATGCAAGACCGCAAATGGCTCCTGTCACACCAAAAGAATCATCATTGGTCTGTACAGGATAGTTACCGATTGAAAAAGATCTGCATGGATTACAAAATGACCTGCAATTCGCCAAGACAGGTTAATTGGAACAAGTTATTAAGTCGGGTTGATATTATTCCCACCCATTTTGTTGCCACTCAAGCAGCGGCTGAATCGGGTTGGGGAACGTCAGAACTTGCCAAAAAAAATAATAATCTGTTTGGAATGCGCTGTAGCGCTTGCAACAATACGAAAGGAAAAGTCAAAGGTTATTCAGTTTACCCTACTGTTAATGCTTCCGTCGTTGCTTATATGAAAAACCTGAATACACACCGTGCTTATGAGTCACTGCGTTCTTCACGTGCAACGCAGAGAACAACTCAGGAGCCGCTGAATATCAGTAAGCTGATTGATAATCTTAATGGTTATTCTGAGCTGGGATCTGCCTATAATCGCTATTTACATCGGGTATTTAATCGCAACAAGGATCTGATCTCACAAGCGCAAGAATTGGCTATCCAATAA
- a CDS encoding DUF459 domain-containing protein — MPTSEFTSNLKKVGQVICAVALTSLMLIWLNQGSLDNFWQQKYHRNSPWTSLKGEPWWDLGNNVQQGSIAASKTFMAYAQGKYQVTPSSAMNIDNRQTVFPPDFQVGLRFLEGYVYPIENLSFTFPELLNKNIKLVQSSLPPNSSVENPLVEIVQKTHANLGVKDKVLFAGDSMMQGVAPHLKRRLFQQYGISSINLSKQSTGLSYPGFFDWPKTINDALRTHPDIKLVMIFLGPNDPWDIPSGHGGPYLKFASENWEDLYRQRIESILNDARQHQADVIWVGPPNMRQKKLSNRMSYLNKLYQTEVEKKGEIYVAVNDMFKYQSDNYSDYIGDGSSTIKLRSGDGIHFSLKGQQTIADYLFSLITFTQEPVKENATI; from the coding sequence ATGCCAACTTCTGAATTTACCTCTAACCTTAAAAAAGTCGGACAAGTGATTTGTGCCGTGGCATTAACCAGCTTAATGTTAATTTGGCTTAATCAAGGTTCGTTAGATAATTTCTGGCAACAGAAATATCACCGCAACAGTCCCTGGACATCTCTCAAGGGGGAACCATGGTGGGATCTGGGGAATAATGTGCAGCAAGGCTCCATTGCTGCCAGTAAAACTTTTATGGCATATGCGCAGGGTAAATATCAGGTCACTCCGTCATCAGCCATGAATATTGATAACCGGCAAACAGTATTTCCTCCTGATTTTCAGGTTGGCTTGCGTTTTCTTGAAGGTTACGTGTATCCCATCGAAAACCTCTCTTTCACCTTTCCTGAACTACTGAACAAAAATATTAAACTCGTTCAGTCTTCTTTACCGCCAAATAGTTCAGTAGAAAATCCGCTTGTTGAAATTGTCCAGAAAACCCATGCGAATTTGGGCGTAAAAGATAAGGTGTTATTTGCCGGTGATTCAATGATGCAGGGCGTAGCCCCACATTTAAAACGTCGACTGTTTCAGCAATATGGCATATCCAGTATTAACTTGAGTAAACAAAGTACAGGGTTGTCTTATCCTGGCTTCTTTGATTGGCCAAAAACGATTAACGATGCATTGAGGACTCACCCTGACATTAAGTTGGTAATGATATTTTTAGGTCCAAATGATCCATGGGATATTCCTTCAGGACACGGAGGCCCTTATTTGAAATTCGCCAGTGAAAACTGGGAGGATCTTTATCGCCAACGAATTGAATCCATCTTAAATGACGCTCGCCAACATCAGGCTGATGTTATTTGGGTTGGACCACCGAATATGCGCCAGAAAAAACTTTCCAACAGGATGTCTTACCTTAATAAATTGTACCAAACTGAGGTAGAAAAAAAGGGAGAAATCTATGTTGCGGTTAATGATATGTTCAAATATCAGTCAGATAATTATTCAGACTATATTGGCGATGGCAGCAGCACCATCAAACTCCGCAGCGGAGACGGTATCCATTTCAGTTTGAAAGGGCAACAAACTATTGCGGATTATCTATTTTCATTGATCACATTTACTCAGGAGCCAGTTAAAGAAAATGCAACCATTTAA
- a CDS encoding tellurite resistance TerB family protein, with translation MSFLNKIKSAFNAGREELTTQVSRFKNRKFMEGTVAVCAHVAMASDGVSSEEKQKMIGFIKNSPELKVFDTSEIIEFFNKLVSSYEFDADIGKGEAMKFIMALKQQPEAAQLALRVGIAVAKSDGDFDNNEKQAAREICLALGFAPADFEL, from the coding sequence ATGTCCTTTTTAAACAAAATCAAATCAGCGTTCAACGCAGGCCGCGAAGAACTCACCACCCAAGTTAGTCGTTTCAAGAACAGAAAGTTCATGGAAGGTACGGTAGCCGTATGTGCACACGTTGCCATGGCAAGTGACGGCGTCAGCTCAGAAGAAAAACAGAAAATGATCGGGTTCATCAAAAACTCTCCTGAACTGAAAGTGTTCGATACCTCTGAGATTATCGAATTCTTTAACAAACTGGTTAGCAGCTACGAGTTTGATGCTGACATTGGCAAAGGTGAGGCTATGAAATTCATTATGGCTCTGAAACAGCAGCCGGAAGCGGCACAACTTGCTTTGCGCGTCGGAATTGCCGTCGCCAAGAGTGATGGTGACTTTGATAACAACGAAAAACAGGCTGCCCGTGAAATTTGCTTAGCCCTTGGCTTTGCACCGGCTGATTTCGAACTGTAA
- a CDS encoding TerD family protein — translation MNLTPGGNASVPNQTLTVRVISGSAVDVSAFRLYADGKVKGDPDMVFYGQPINDDNTIRLTGGNINTSFSVNLPALGQDVQKVAFTATCDGNQTISNLRNLSIQVELNSSVILQGNVEVQGRPEAALILGELYCRNGEWKFRFIAQGFNGGLKPLAEHFGVDIIDDEPAPNPVSLSKVSLTKEKPTISLNKRDNYGEIRINLNWSQNASSSSRGLLQGMFGANKNVDLDLGAFVRLQDGEKDVVQALGNRFGNYRYEPYVELQGDDRTGQVRDGEWLHVNGFEWKNIREVLIYAFIYEGVPSWDKTDGIVTIYVPDQPPIETRMTEGYNHKGMCAIARLVNENGAIKAERINQYFSGHKEMDRAFGWGFSWTAGKK, via the coding sequence ATGAATCTGACACCTGGGGGCAACGCCTCTGTTCCCAATCAAACGCTGACTGTGCGGGTTATATCGGGTTCAGCCGTTGATGTTTCTGCTTTTCGTTTGTATGCCGATGGCAAAGTGAAAGGCGATCCAGATATGGTGTTCTACGGTCAACCGATCAATGATGACAACACCATCCGCCTGACTGGTGGCAACATCAATACCTCATTCAGTGTCAATTTGCCTGCCTTGGGCCAGGATGTCCAAAAAGTTGCGTTCACCGCGACTTGCGACGGTAACCAAACGATTTCCAATCTACGCAACCTTTCCATTCAGGTTGAACTGAACAGCAGCGTGATTTTACAGGGGAATGTTGAAGTACAAGGCCGTCCAGAGGCAGCCTTGATCCTCGGCGAACTGTATTGCCGCAACGGTGAATGGAAATTCCGTTTTATTGCCCAAGGTTTTAATGGCGGTCTCAAGCCACTGGCTGAACATTTTGGTGTAGATATTATTGATGATGAGCCAGCACCAAATCCCGTTAGTTTGAGTAAGGTTTCTCTGACCAAAGAAAAACCGACTATCAGCCTTAACAAACGTGACAACTACGGTGAAATTCGCATCAATCTGAACTGGAGTCAAAACGCCTCTTCCTCCTCAAGAGGTCTATTGCAAGGCATGTTCGGTGCAAACAAAAACGTGGATTTGGATCTCGGTGCATTCGTTCGACTGCAAGATGGAGAGAAAGACGTTGTACAAGCACTGGGGAATCGCTTTGGCAATTACCGTTATGAACCGTATGTAGAATTACAAGGGGATGATCGCACCGGTCAAGTTCGTGATGGTGAATGGCTCCACGTCAATGGGTTTGAATGGAAAAACATCCGTGAAGTTTTGATCTACGCCTTTATCTACGAGGGCGTGCCTAGCTGGGACAAAACCGACGGTATAGTCACAATTTATGTCCCTGATCAGCCCCCGATTGAAACGCGGATGACAGAAGGCTACAACCACAAAGGCATGTGTGCCATTGCCCGCCTTGTCAATGAAAACGGCGCTATCAAAGCAGAACGAATCAATCAATACTTTAGCGGGCATAAAGAGATGGACAGGGCGTTTGGCTGGGGTTTTAGCTGGACAGCCGGCAAGAAATAA
- a CDS encoding TerC/Alx family metal homeostasis membrane protein — translation MVSTHIGFPMETVAVFIILSVGALFIDLFMHRHDKPISLRSAALWSIFWIAIAFVFAGFLYVHHGAEAASLFVTGYALEKVLSVDNLFVIMAIFSWFAVPDRYRHRVLYWGIIGAIVFRGIFVAIGTSLLALGPWVEIIFAVIVGWTAVMMLKSGDDDDEIEDYSQHLAYRLVKRFFPIWPKLRGHAFVLNQKEVDQELAKPENADVKVGRAGKAALYATPLMLCLAVVELSDVMFAFDSVPAVIAVSREPLIVYSAMMFAILGLRTLYFVLEALKKYLVHLEKAVIVLLFFIAIKLGLNASEHIFHHGYSISATSSLFVVIGVLAAGILASLLFPQKENAR, via the coding sequence ATGGTATCCACGCACATTGGTTTTCCGATGGAAACCGTTGCTGTATTTATTATTCTGTCGGTTGGTGCGCTCTTTATCGACCTCTTTATGCATCGTCATGATAAGCCGATTTCGCTGCGCAGTGCCGCTCTTTGGTCTATTTTCTGGATCGCAATTGCCTTTGTTTTCGCAGGCTTCCTGTATGTCCATCACGGCGCAGAAGCAGCGAGTCTGTTTGTCACAGGCTATGCGCTGGAAAAAGTTCTTTCCGTCGATAACCTGTTTGTCATCATGGCGATTTTCTCCTGGTTCGCTGTTCCAGATCGCTATCGCCACCGAGTTCTGTATTGGGGAATTATCGGCGCGATTGTCTTCCGTGGTATTTTCGTTGCCATTGGGACAAGCCTGCTGGCACTTGGGCCGTGGGTTGAAATCATATTTGCGGTTATCGTTGGCTGGACAGCGGTCATGATGCTGAAAAGTGGTGATGATGACGATGAAATCGAAGACTATTCACAGCACCTTGCCTACCGTCTGGTGAAGCGTTTCTTCCCAATTTGGCCGAAACTGCGTGGCCATGCTTTTGTACTGAACCAAAAAGAAGTGGATCAGGAATTGGCTAAACCAGAAAACGCCGATGTGAAAGTCGGTCGGGCGGGCAAAGCTGCACTTTATGCTACGCCACTGATGCTGTGCCTGGCAGTAGTCGAACTGTCTGACGTGATGTTTGCCTTTGACTCTGTACCCGCGGTGATTGCAGTCAGTCGGGAACCATTAATTGTGTACAGCGCCATGATGTTTGCTATCTTGGGTCTGCGCACGCTCTACTTTGTGCTTGAAGCATTGAAAAAGTATCTAGTGCATTTGGAAAAGGCAGTGATCGTTTTGCTGTTCTTTATTGCCATCAAACTGGGTTTAAATGCTTCCGAGCATATATTCCACCACGGTTATTCAATTTCAGCTACAAGTAGCTTATTTGTGGTGATTGGCGTACTGGCAGCCGGTATTCTTGCCAGCCTGCTGTTCCCACAAAAAGAAAATGCACGCTAA
- a CDS encoding SDR family oxidoreductase, with the protein MKKVTIITGGSRGIGKATAICLAKQGHHICIGYRNRRDSAYEVVDMIRALGQSAIAVQVDIADEKQVIALFQRAEKELGYISGLVNNAGILKPQATIEQLTAERLNEIFATNVTGAFLCAREAVKRMALRHGGQGGVIVNVSSAAARLGSPHEYVDYAASKGAIDTLTIGLAQEVAAQGIRVNAVRPGFIYTEMHADAGEPERVERIKDSLPMKRGGQPEEVAQAIAWLLSDESSYVTGNFIDLAGGK; encoded by the coding sequence GTGAAAAAAGTAACGATCATTACTGGTGGTTCCCGTGGCATCGGTAAGGCCACAGCAATTTGCTTGGCGAAACAGGGGCACCATATCTGCATTGGCTATCGTAACCGCAGAGACAGTGCTTATGAAGTGGTGGATATGATCCGTGCTCTTGGGCAGTCAGCAATTGCGGTTCAGGTGGATATTGCGGATGAAAAGCAAGTGATAGCACTGTTCCAAAGAGCGGAAAAAGAGTTGGGGTATATTTCTGGGCTAGTGAATAATGCTGGGATCTTAAAGCCTCAAGCCACCATTGAACAGTTGACGGCAGAGAGGCTAAATGAAATTTTTGCCACTAATGTCACTGGCGCCTTTCTCTGTGCGCGTGAAGCGGTTAAAAGAATGGCTTTGCGTCACGGTGGACAAGGTGGTGTCATCGTCAATGTTTCATCCGCTGCCGCTCGATTAGGTTCTCCCCATGAATACGTTGATTATGCGGCATCAAAAGGGGCCATTGATACACTGACAATTGGGTTGGCGCAAGAGGTAGCTGCGCAGGGGATCAGGGTAAATGCTGTGCGCCCTGGATTCATCTATACCGAAATGCATGCCGATGCTGGAGAGCCTGAACGCGTTGAAAGGATCAAAGATTCTTTGCCTATGAAACGGGGTGGACAACCGGAAGAAGTTGCTCAGGCCATTGCATGGCTGCTGTCTGATGAATCGTCGTATGTTACAGGCAATTTTATTGATTTGGCTGGTGGAAAATAG